Proteins encoded together in one Bradyrhizobium sp. PSBB068 window:
- a CDS encoding DJ-1/PfpI family protein, whose translation MPSKTAKPPRPEPRDRKATRRIAIVAFPGVTLLDISGPAQVFAELEAIELPGPDYSLSYLSTSGGLVPTDVGMMIDTAPITSIAPAEVDTLVIPGGPGIWKIRNDAALMDWIAQALPEARRIASVCLGAFALAWTGILDGKRAATHWRYCPRLQDSFPSIRVEPNAIFVKDGHVWSSAGVSAGIDLALAMIEEDFGHTIALDVARRLVVFLKRPGGQSQFSTVLAAQASDVEGRFSALHAWIIENITSDLKVETLAEKAGMTPRTFARTYVSRTGMTPASGVEALRVETARLLLESRQIGGVVEVAKRAGFGDDERMRRAFLRHLGVSPTEYRNRFSGS comes from the coding sequence ATGCCCTCGAAAACTGCCAAACCGCCCCGGCCTGAGCCGCGCGACAGGAAAGCGACGCGGCGGATCGCGATCGTTGCCTTTCCGGGCGTGACATTGCTCGACATCTCGGGGCCGGCTCAGGTGTTCGCGGAGCTCGAGGCCATCGAACTCCCTGGACCGGACTACTCGCTGTCCTACCTGTCGACGTCAGGCGGCCTGGTGCCGACCGATGTCGGGATGATGATCGACACGGCGCCGATCACCAGTATCGCGCCTGCCGAAGTCGACACGCTGGTCATCCCCGGCGGGCCAGGCATCTGGAAGATCCGCAACGACGCCGCGTTGATGGACTGGATTGCGCAGGCACTGCCGGAGGCGCGCCGTATCGCATCGGTCTGCCTCGGCGCATTCGCACTGGCCTGGACCGGAATTCTCGACGGCAAGCGTGCTGCAACGCACTGGCGCTATTGTCCTCGCTTGCAGGACAGCTTTCCCAGCATCCGCGTCGAGCCCAACGCGATTTTCGTCAAGGATGGACATGTCTGGTCGTCGGCGGGCGTCAGCGCCGGGATCGACCTGGCGCTCGCCATGATCGAGGAGGATTTCGGCCACACCATCGCGCTCGACGTCGCGCGCAGACTTGTGGTGTTCCTGAAGCGGCCGGGCGGTCAGAGCCAGTTCTCGACCGTCCTTGCGGCCCAGGCGTCCGACGTCGAGGGACGCTTCAGTGCGCTGCATGCCTGGATCATCGAGAACATCACGAGCGACCTCAAGGTCGAGACCCTTGCGGAAAAGGCCGGGATGACGCCACGCACCTTTGCCCGGACCTATGTCAGCCGAACGGGCATGACACCCGCCAGCGGTGTCGAAGCGCTGCGCGTCGAGACCGCGCGCTTGCTGCTCGAAAGCCGCCAGATCGGCGGCGTGGTCGAGGTCGCCAAACGCGCCGGGTTTGGCGATGATGAGCGGATGCGGCGAG
- a CDS encoding MFS transporter, with product MSMLGQQAVYVPTTRFTDRAYLAWAAVAIAYAIAFLQRVSPQSVSLSFMHDFNTDAAGVAMLASSYFWGYTLMQIPAGLLVDRYGVKRVVLVSMVASSLGSAAFALAPNLLDVFAARLIVACGDALVFTALLKLVAQSFADERFGMMSGISQVSGYVGGVIATTPLAAAVSGFGWRACFLFIACIGLANLAFAKVTLKPDPASHSNKTLKSVVIAARQSLAHIANWGCAMTFASHFAVVTTLSGVWGIPMVAHLFHISPTAAGTPLLAFMIGNALGSIFLGHAADRAATALDRALIGICVLRMLLIAMLLPPIAETFGLAYVTVVFTVLGLVAGGTVPLVLKCVKKLYTSDLIGVGASVNTTAAGIFAGISQPIIGFAMLTASNASGTDAVHNTAAIGDGGYSALIVILLLMSLPGIAGPLLMRSKLIAR from the coding sequence ATGTCGATGCTCGGACAACAAGCTGTTTACGTCCCGACGACGCGCTTCACCGATCGCGCCTATCTCGCCTGGGCAGCCGTCGCCATCGCCTATGCCATAGCCTTCCTGCAGCGCGTGTCGCCGCAATCGGTCAGCCTCAGCTTCATGCACGACTTCAACACCGACGCGGCCGGTGTTGCGATGCTCGCCTCGAGCTACTTCTGGGGCTACACCCTGATGCAGATTCCGGCCGGACTCCTGGTCGATCGCTACGGTGTCAAGCGTGTCGTCCTCGTCAGCATGGTCGCTTCATCGCTCGGCAGCGCGGCATTTGCACTGGCGCCGAACCTGCTCGACGTGTTTGCGGCGCGCCTGATCGTCGCCTGCGGCGATGCGCTGGTCTTCACCGCACTCTTGAAGCTTGTCGCGCAGAGCTTTGCGGACGAGCGGTTCGGCATGATGTCGGGCATTTCGCAAGTCTCCGGCTATGTCGGCGGCGTGATTGCCACCACACCGCTCGCGGCCGCCGTCTCGGGGTTCGGCTGGCGCGCCTGCTTCCTGTTCATCGCCTGCATCGGCCTCGCCAACCTCGCCTTCGCCAAGGTCACGCTCAAGCCCGATCCGGCCTCGCATAGCAACAAGACGCTGAAGAGCGTCGTGATCGCTGCGCGGCAATCGCTGGCTCATATCGCGAACTGGGGTTGCGCAATGACGTTTGCGTCGCACTTCGCGGTCGTGACGACGCTGTCGGGCGTCTGGGGCATTCCGATGGTCGCCCACCTCTTCCATATCTCCCCAACGGCTGCCGGAACGCCGCTGCTCGCCTTCATGATCGGTAATGCGCTCGGCTCGATCTTCCTCGGTCACGCCGCCGATCGTGCCGCGACGGCGCTCGACCGCGCGCTGATCGGCATCTGCGTGCTGCGCATGCTGCTGATCGCGATGCTGCTGCCGCCGATCGCCGAGACATTCGGCCTCGCTTACGTCACCGTCGTGTTCACGGTCTTGGGCCTCGTTGCCGGCGGCACGGTCCCGCTGGTGCTGAAATGCGTCAAGAAGCTCTACACCTCCGACTTGATCGGCGTCGGTGCTTCCGTGAACACCACCGCCGCCGGGATCTTCGCCGGTATCTCGCAGCCGATCATCGGCTTTGCGATGCTTACCGCCAGCAACGCCTCCGGCACCGATGCCGTGCACAACACGGCCGCGATCGGTGACGGCGGCTACAGCGCCTTGATCGTCATTCTGCTTCTGATGTCGCTGCCGGGCATTGCCGGGCCGCTGCTGATGAGAAGCAAGTTGATAGCTCGTTAG
- a CDS encoding YqcI/YcgG family protein, with protein MERLFLRKGDVASNFPVSSWQSVMFSEFEAQMSSEARPFPCVFGVTGHRQDQLRYLFLDPYDVAVLGEQLAQYVSEARSFGPNTSLIVFTRPRPVQTLDAYYRKMWLTLDQLARLDKNPWPSDIPEQIDHPMWEFSFAGEPIFVVCTTPAHVMRQSRRSSAFMLTFQPRWVFEKILGTEKAANAAFAEVRKRLIPYDSASPSPLLGRYGATDGREYLQYFLHDDNNASGGCPYAKLAQNKTPSIANKEQAA; from the coding sequence ATGGAGCGCTTGTTCTTGAGAAAAGGCGACGTTGCGTCGAACTTTCCGGTCAGCAGCTGGCAGAGCGTGATGTTCTCGGAGTTTGAAGCGCAGATGAGCAGCGAAGCAAGGCCGTTTCCTTGCGTGTTCGGAGTGACCGGGCATCGCCAGGATCAGCTGCGCTACCTCTTCCTCGATCCGTATGATGTCGCGGTGCTCGGCGAACAGCTCGCACAATATGTTTCGGAGGCGCGCTCGTTCGGCCCCAACACATCGTTGATCGTGTTCACGCGGCCCCGCCCGGTGCAGACGCTCGACGCCTATTATCGCAAGATGTGGCTGACGCTCGACCAGCTCGCGCGCTTGGACAAGAATCCGTGGCCGAGCGATATTCCGGAACAGATCGACCACCCGATGTGGGAATTCTCGTTTGCGGGCGAGCCGATCTTCGTCGTTTGCACGACGCCCGCCCATGTGATGCGCCAGAGCCGCCGATCCAGCGCCTTCATGCTCACATTCCAGCCGCGCTGGGTGTTCGAGAAGATCCTCGGGACCGAAAAGGCGGCCAACGCCGCCTTCGCCGAGGTGCGCAAACGCCTGATCCCGTACGACAGCGCGAGCCCCTCTCCGCTTCTCGGCCGCTACGGCGCGACCGACGGCCGCGAATATCTGCAGTACTTCCTGCACGACGACAATAATGCGAGCGGCGGCTGCCCCTATGCCAAGCTCGCGCAGAACAAGACGCCATCGATCGCGAACAAGGAACAGGCGGCATGA
- a CDS encoding cupin domain-containing protein, with product MTQIIAGTKTEFAIDPDILNLLPAQGSVELQHDAAGKVHHFHTHPVDEILMIISGRLNFIWDGGERVVGAGDTIFLPAGTRHQSEALEGGAIYVIATQPPAKPMNN from the coding sequence ATGACCCAGATCATCGCAGGCACGAAGACCGAATTTGCCATCGACCCGGATATCCTGAACCTGCTCCCGGCCCAGGGTTCCGTCGAGCTGCAGCACGATGCGGCCGGCAAGGTGCATCACTTCCACACCCATCCGGTCGATGAAATCCTGATGATCATCAGCGGCCGGCTGAACTTCATCTGGGACGGCGGTGAGCGGGTCGTCGGTGCCGGCGACACCATCTTTCTGCCTGCTGGTACCCGACATCAATCCGAAGCGCTTGAGGGCGGTGCGATCTACGTCATCGCGACGCAGCCGCCCGCAAAGCCGATGAACAACTGA
- a CDS encoding CoA transferase translates to MMTKPELPGREPRGEGVPTALDGLLVVDFTRVVAGPACTQTLADFGAEVIKIENPDGGDDTRAYEHAEIGGESAAYLSLNRNKRGIALDFNNEAALEIARALIAKADVVVENFSGGVMKKFGLDYASVAPTNPRLVYCSISAYGRKGDFALRPGFDPITQAESGFMSLNGFPDGEPVRTGPPIVDMATGMSACNAILLALIARDRLGRGQQVEVALIDTAVSMTGFYGMAYLINGTNPGRFGNSPNGSPTVGVYRASDGPLYMACANDRLYRRLVTDVLERPDLVTDPEFSHRKARSANKEKLRAIIASVFASDTLEHWMAKMKKANIPVGYLRTVEEGFNAPEVRDRHRLSKIAHPTAGSVPNIESPVNMSLTPTVDPVAAPLLGQHTRDVLIKTLGYDDRRIDALAEAGAFGRAGNTG, encoded by the coding sequence ATCATGACCAAACCAGAATTGCCGGGACGAGAGCCGCGTGGGGAGGGCGTTCCGACGGCGCTCGATGGCCTGCTGGTTGTCGACTTCACCCGCGTTGTCGCCGGCCCGGCCTGCACTCAGACGCTGGCCGACTTCGGGGCCGAGGTCATCAAGATCGAGAATCCGGATGGCGGCGACGATACGCGCGCCTACGAGCACGCCGAAATCGGCGGGGAGAGCGCCGCGTATCTGAGCCTCAACCGCAACAAGCGCGGCATTGCGCTCGATTTCAACAATGAGGCTGCGCTCGAAATCGCGCGCGCGCTGATCGCCAAGGCTGACGTCGTGGTGGAGAATTTCTCCGGCGGCGTCATGAAGAAATTTGGTCTCGACTATGCGTCGGTGGCGCCGACCAATCCGCGGCTGGTTTATTGCTCGATCTCAGCCTACGGCCGCAAGGGCGATTTCGCGCTGCGTCCGGGGTTCGATCCGATCACGCAGGCCGAAAGCGGCTTCATGTCGCTGAACGGCTTTCCGGATGGCGAACCGGTGCGTACCGGGCCGCCGATTGTGGACATGGCAACCGGCATGTCGGCCTGCAATGCCATTCTGCTGGCGTTGATCGCACGGGACCGGCTCGGTCGCGGGCAGCAGGTCGAGGTCGCGTTGATCGACACTGCGGTGTCGATGACCGGCTTCTACGGCATGGCCTATCTCATCAATGGCACCAACCCCGGCCGTTTTGGCAACTCTCCGAACGGTTCGCCGACCGTCGGCGTCTACCGGGCCTCCGATGGCCCACTCTACATGGCCTGTGCCAATGACCGGCTCTATCGCCGGCTCGTCACCGACGTGCTTGAACGCCCGGATCTCGTCACCGACCCCGAGTTTTCTCACCGCAAGGCGCGGTCCGCCAACAAGGAAAAGCTGCGCGCCATCATTGCCAGCGTGTTTGCGAGCGATACGCTCGAGCACTGGATGGCGAAGATGAAGAAGGCCAACATCCCGGTCGGCTATCTGCGCACGGTTGAGGAAGGGTTCAACGCGCCCGAAGTGCGCGATCGTCATCGCCTCAGCAAGATCGCACATCCAACCGCCGGCTCGGTTCCGAACATCGAGTCGCCGGTCAATATGAGCCTGACGCCGACGGTCGATCCCGTTGCGGCGCCGCTGCTCGGTCAGCATACAAGGGATGTCTTGATCAAGACGCTCGGCTATGACGACCGGCGCATTGACGCGTTGGCAGAGGCAGGTGCGTTCGGCAGGGCCGGCAACACTGGCTAG
- a CDS encoding GFA family protein: MNHTGNCFCGAVELKVTGEPEAMGYCHCRSCRSWSGGPVNAFSLWKPEAVEVTKGADHVATFEKTAMSQRKYCAKCGGHLMTNHPTLGLVDVFTATIPTLKFSPGVHVNYSEAVLSIRDGLPKLKDFPAEFGGSGEMIAE; this comes from the coding sequence ATGAATCACACTGGAAACTGCTTTTGTGGCGCCGTCGAGCTCAAGGTTACGGGGGAGCCTGAGGCGATGGGCTACTGCCATTGCCGTTCATGCCGCTCCTGGTCCGGTGGTCCGGTGAATGCGTTCAGCCTCTGGAAGCCAGAAGCGGTCGAGGTCACCAAGGGCGCCGACCACGTCGCGACATTCGAGAAGACCGCGATGAGCCAGCGCAAATATTGCGCCAAGTGCGGCGGTCACCTGATGACCAACCACCCGACGCTTGGACTCGTCGACGTGTTCACGGCGACGATCCCGACGCTGAAGTTTAGCCCTGGCGTTCACGTCAACTACTCAGAGGCGGTGCTGTCGATACGCGATGGCTTGCCGAAGCTGAAGGACTTTCCGGCTGAGTTCGGCGGCTCCGGCGAAATGATCGCCGAATAA
- a CDS encoding S24 family peptidase: MLDAALIERALEKTGKSKGGLARAMGVRAGAVSEILSGIRLIKASEIAPIMEYLELNSVPIVGRVGAGASIQPELEQVPPEGLGEIELPFPMTEETVAFEVSGDSMLPKYENGDVIVVYREQRYPLSSFYGEEAAVRLKSGERYLKTIERGSSSGTVNLKSFNAKPINGVKLEWIGEICVTLPRGQIERLRGKTAAKGRKSGPKGGRSSEK, encoded by the coding sequence ATGTTGGACGCGGCACTGATTGAACGAGCACTGGAAAAGACGGGTAAGAGCAAGGGCGGGCTGGCCCGCGCGATGGGGGTTCGGGCCGGGGCGGTGTCCGAAATCCTGTCGGGAATACGATTGATCAAGGCATCGGAGATCGCCCCGATCATGGAGTATCTGGAGCTGAACTCGGTGCCGATCGTGGGCCGGGTCGGCGCCGGCGCTTCGATCCAGCCGGAGCTGGAACAGGTGCCGCCGGAGGGTCTCGGGGAGATCGAACTTCCGTTCCCGATGACGGAGGAGACCGTTGCTTTCGAGGTTTCCGGCGATTCGATGCTGCCGAAATACGAGAACGGCGATGTCATCGTGGTCTATCGCGAGCAGCGCTATCCACTGTCGAGCTTCTACGGAGAGGAGGCTGCGGTCCGGCTGAAGAGCGGCGAGCGTTATCTGAAGACGATCGAACGCGGCAGTTCTTCCGGCACGGTCAACCTGAAGAGCTTCAATGCCAAGCCGATCAACGGCGTTAAGCTCGAATGGATCGGCGAAATCTGCGTCACCTTGCCCCGCGGCCAGATCGAGCGGCTGCGCGGCAAGACGGCGGCGAAAGGGCGCAAGTCGGGCCCCAAGGGCGGCCGATCGTCCGAGAAATAG
- a CDS encoding OpgC domain-containing protein translates to MSSTTNAEIARADGNLRIALLLGIANWFLFLDHIPHNFVSALTMRNFGFSGATDLFVFIGGYAVTLFYAQMALERGFLVAATRIFKRVWQLYAAYIVLFVIYVELISYVAARTAAPEIISEFNITGFIDHPVRTLIYGLFLQAKPLNLDVLQLIIALMAFQPIVIFGLLYVPNATLLASVALYAAARVLDWNLTSYPYGAWYLNPFCWQLLFVMGGWLALIGTRYAPAIRAMQANSALRATALLYLLFALTIVSSSEIPALAQMMPSGLSDVLLQNDREDVAPHRILHFLTLTFLFTWLVPRDWGYLRSYALQPIIKCGEEWLAVFCAGVFLSFAAHLILITGPYSLARQIGVSLGGIAAMTAVAYYVSWSKQQDNKSAVGAHS, encoded by the coding sequence ATGAGTTCGACAACCAACGCCGAGATCGCGAGAGCCGACGGCAATCTCCGGATCGCGCTGCTGCTTGGCATCGCAAACTGGTTTCTGTTCCTCGACCACATTCCGCATAACTTCGTCAGCGCGCTGACCATGCGCAATTTCGGCTTTAGCGGCGCGACCGACCTTTTTGTATTCATCGGCGGTTATGCGGTGACGCTCTTCTACGCCCAGATGGCGCTGGAGCGCGGATTCCTGGTGGCGGCAACCCGCATCTTCAAGCGGGTATGGCAGCTCTATGCCGCCTACATCGTCCTGTTCGTGATCTATGTCGAGTTGATCAGCTATGTCGCCGCACGCACCGCAGCGCCCGAGATCATCAGCGAATTCAACATCACCGGCTTCATCGACCACCCGGTCCGGACGCTGATCTACGGCTTGTTCCTGCAAGCCAAGCCGCTCAATCTCGACGTGCTGCAACTCATCATCGCGCTAATGGCATTCCAGCCGATCGTCATCTTCGGACTGCTGTACGTCCCGAACGCGACGCTTCTCGCGTCCGTCGCACTTTACGCGGCCGCCCGCGTACTCGACTGGAACCTGACATCCTATCCGTATGGGGCCTGGTATCTCAATCCGTTCTGCTGGCAATTGCTGTTCGTGATGGGCGGTTGGCTCGCGCTGATCGGCACGCGCTATGCTCCTGCGATCCGCGCGATGCAGGCCAATTCCGCGCTACGCGCGACGGCGCTGCTCTATCTGCTGTTCGCGCTGACGATTGTTTCCAGCAGCGAAATCCCGGCACTCGCCCAGATGATGCCCAGCGGATTGAGCGACGTGCTGCTGCAGAACGACCGCGAAGATGTCGCGCCTCATCGCATCCTGCATTTCCTGACCCTGACGTTCCTGTTCACCTGGTTGGTCCCGCGCGATTGGGGATACCTGCGATCTTACGCCCTGCAGCCGATCATCAAATGTGGCGAGGAATGGCTGGCCGTGTTCTGTGCAGGCGTGTTCCTCTCTTTCGCCGCGCACTTGATTCTGATCACCGGCCCGTATTCGCTGGCGCGGCAGATCGGGGTCAGCCTCGGCGGCATCGCGGCGATGACGGCCGTTGCCTACTACGTCTCGTGGTCCAAGCAGCAGGACAACAAATCGGCCGTCGGCGCTCATTCCTGA
- a CDS encoding glycoside hydrolase family 3 protein — translation MQVGKCIGIVLLWIAGLVFVFAGINTNDPYLVPLRGPGNLLLAVASIAVAYILIRRVAWRRRSWAGRLLVVLWSLPPLAMLAAHGVFEVRKHRVLQADPVLTRSLGRHFIVGYRSFDEVVPLVERGFIAGIYVTRRNVAGRAAEPLKAEIAALQARRHAAGLPPLMVATDQEGGIVSHLAPPLTRLPALASLAELAPDERKAKAEEFGRIHGRELASLGINLNFAPVLDLRPEAKRNQLDFNTLTNQRAISDDPAKVSAVAGAYIHGLESAGVSATVKHFPGLGRVRADTHHFDADLDTPVGELEATDWRPFRDVLSTSGARLMVGHVAVSALDPGRPASHSKAVVDGLIRKTWNYQGIVVTDDLVMGAIYQHDVCTAVVEALNAGVDLLLVAYDGLQFYRLFACATDAAERGGLDTAMLRDSETRLRRAQLID, via the coding sequence ATGCAAGTCGGCAAGTGTATCGGAATAGTCCTGCTCTGGATCGCAGGGCTGGTCTTCGTCTTCGCGGGCATCAACACCAACGATCCGTATCTGGTTCCGCTGCGCGGGCCGGGCAACCTTCTCCTCGCGGTCGCAAGCATCGCCGTCGCGTATATCCTGATCCGCCGCGTCGCGTGGCGCAGGCGGAGTTGGGCAGGCAGGCTTCTGGTCGTCCTGTGGAGCCTGCCGCCGCTTGCGATGCTGGCCGCACATGGCGTGTTCGAGGTGCGGAAGCACCGCGTTCTCCAGGCGGACCCGGTGCTTACCCGGTCGCTTGGGCGGCATTTTATCGTCGGTTATCGCTCGTTTGACGAGGTCGTACCACTTGTGGAGAGGGGGTTCATTGCCGGCATCTATGTCACCCGGCGCAATGTCGCGGGCCGGGCGGCTGAGCCGTTGAAGGCGGAAATCGCGGCGCTCCAGGCCAGGCGGCATGCCGCGGGGCTGCCGCCGCTGATGGTCGCGACGGATCAGGAAGGCGGCATCGTCTCGCACCTCGCGCCGCCGCTGACGCGGCTGCCCGCGCTTGCCTCGTTGGCGGAGCTGGCGCCGGATGAGCGAAAGGCAAAAGCCGAGGAGTTCGGGCGTATCCATGGACGCGAACTGGCATCGCTTGGTATCAACCTCAATTTCGCCCCGGTGCTCGACCTTCGGCCGGAAGCCAAGCGCAATCAGCTCGATTTCAACACACTGACCAATCAGCGTGCGATCTCCGATGATCCGGCCAAGGTGAGCGCGGTCGCTGGCGCCTACATCCATGGCCTCGAATCCGCTGGCGTCAGTGCGACCGTGAAGCACTTTCCCGGATTGGGCCGCGTGCGCGCCGACACGCACCATTTTGATGCCGATCTCGATACGCCGGTCGGCGAACTCGAGGCCACCGACTGGCGTCCGTTCCGCGATGTGCTGTCGACGAGCGGCGCGCGCCTGATGGTCGGGCATGTGGCGGTGAGTGCGCTCGACCCCGGACGGCCGGCGTCGCATTCCAAGGCCGTCGTCGACGGACTGATCCGGAAGACCTGGAACTACCAAGGTATCGTTGTGACGGATGATCTGGTAATGGGCGCGATCTATCAGCACGACGTCTGCACGGCGGTCGTGGAGGCATTGAACGCGGGCGTCGATCTCTTGCTGGTTGCCTATGACGGGTTGCAATTCTACCGTCTGTTCGCTTGCGCAACCGATGCAGCGGAGCGAGGGGGCCTCGACACCGCAATGTTGCGCGACAGCGAGACGCGGCTAAGGCGCGCGCAGCTGATCGACTAA
- a CDS encoding response regulator transcription factor produces MTHRILVVDDDPHIREVIRVALRKAGMSVIEARDGKDALARFAGERPDLIVLDIGMPEFDGLDVCREIRKSSDVPILFLSARDEEIDRVLGLEIGGDDYVTKPFSPRELVARINVILRRLTPRAACAMPEATVLSRGQLSLDPEQHVATFAGAALHLTAIEFGILRAFLTRPMAVFNREQIMSAAYQLNIQVSDRTIDSHIRNIRAKLAAAKCDNVIETVHGVGFKLGRCEPQA; encoded by the coding sequence TTGACCCACCGTATTCTCGTCGTCGACGATGACCCGCATATCCGCGAAGTCATCCGCGTCGCTCTCAGGAAGGCCGGCATGAGCGTGATCGAGGCCCGCGACGGCAAGGACGCATTGGCCCGCTTCGCCGGAGAAAGACCGGACCTGATCGTGCTCGATATCGGCATGCCGGAGTTCGACGGCCTCGACGTCTGCCGTGAGATTCGCAAATCATCCGACGTGCCGATCCTGTTCCTCTCCGCCCGTGACGAGGAGATCGATCGGGTGCTCGGCCTCGAGATTGGCGGCGACGACTATGTGACCAAGCCGTTCAGTCCTCGCGAACTGGTCGCGCGGATCAACGTCATCCTGCGGCGGTTGACGCCGCGCGCGGCGTGCGCAATGCCGGAGGCGACCGTGCTCTCGCGAGGGCAGCTCTCGCTCGATCCCGAGCAGCACGTCGCAACGTTCGCAGGCGCGGCGCTGCATCTCACCGCGATCGAGTTCGGAATCCTGCGCGCCTTCCTGACCCGCCCCATGGCGGTGTTCAACCGCGAGCAGATCATGAGCGCGGCCTACCAGCTCAACATCCAGGTCTCCGATCGCACGATCGACAGCCATATCCGCAATATCAGGGCCAAGCTTGCGGCCGCCAAATGCGACAATGTCATCGAGACCGTGCACGGCGTGGGCTTCAAGCTCGGCCGCTGCGAGCCGCAGGCATGA
- a CDS encoding HAMP domain-containing protein, giving the protein MTSHRADQKWRPSLGFVIFTVLALVAVLPLMGLFFFRLYDNQLIHQTQAELIAQSRVLAAIYARDVQARLDNGIPLGAAVPPETLPDPGDQVTPIRPALDLAGNDLLRRRPDALPAPKPADPGYVEIGARLMPIILETQKVTLAGFRILDPQGVVIAGRQEVGQSLAHIEEVAAALQGQYSAALRIRVPDKPPPPIYSISRGVGVHVFSAMPVIVNDHVAGVIYTSRTPSNIFDHLYQERGKFVLATLAVLLTTIAIGLMFSHTVTRPMRELVERAARIGRGDRNAFQPLQHYGTRELAQLSDSFLDMAQQLSRRSDYIATFSAHLTHELKSPLTAIRGAAELVQDSLQSKSDTLTRSEQRSFISNILGDVERLDAMSQRLRELARAESAPQNEQTSLSSVIANLRSRFPGRTIVAKGCLDRSIGMSAEKALIVLAHLADNAFRHNAGSVQLEATADVATVRATVSNDGDPISDANSDKIFNAFFTTRRDSGGTGMGLAIAQAVMVTHGGTIRLLPSHRGVAFELEFPAV; this is encoded by the coding sequence ATGACGTCTCACCGCGCCGATCAGAAGTGGCGACCGTCGCTCGGTTTCGTGATCTTCACGGTGCTCGCTTTGGTCGCGGTCCTGCCGCTGATGGGGCTGTTCTTCTTCCGTCTCTACGACAACCAGCTGATCCACCAGACCCAGGCCGAGTTGATCGCGCAGAGCCGCGTACTGGCCGCAATCTATGCGCGGGACGTACAGGCACGGCTCGACAACGGCATTCCGCTCGGCGCGGCAGTGCCGCCGGAGACGCTGCCTGATCCCGGCGATCAGGTGACGCCGATCCGGCCCGCGCTCGATCTCGCCGGCAACGACCTGTTGCGGCGACGGCCCGATGCGCTGCCGGCACCGAAACCCGCGGATCCCGGCTATGTCGAGATCGGCGCCCGGCTCATGCCGATCATCCTGGAGACCCAGAAAGTCACCCTGGCGGGTTTCCGCATCCTCGATCCGCAGGGCGTGGTGATTGCTGGACGGCAGGAGGTCGGACAATCGCTTGCCCATATCGAGGAGGTGGCCGCGGCCCTGCAGGGCCAGTACAGCGCCGCGCTCCGCATCCGCGTGCCGGACAAACCCCCGCCGCCGATCTACTCGATCAGCCGTGGCGTCGGTGTCCATGTCTTTTCCGCGATGCCCGTGATCGTCAACGACCACGTCGCCGGCGTGATCTATACGTCACGGACGCCGAGCAACATCTTCGATCATCTCTATCAGGAACGCGGCAAGTTCGTGCTCGCCACATTGGCCGTGCTGCTGACGACGATTGCGATCGGACTGATGTTCTCACACACCGTCACCCGGCCGATGCGCGAGCTCGTCGAGCGCGCCGCGCGAATCGGCCGCGGCGACCGCAATGCATTTCAGCCGCTGCAACATTATGGCACCCGCGAGCTCGCCCAACTCTCCGACAGCTTCCTCGACATGGCCCAGCAGCTGTCACGCCGCTCCGACTACATCGCAACCTTCTCGGCCCACCTGACGCACGAGTTGAAATCTCCGTTGACGGCGATCCGGGGGGCCGCCGAGCTGGTGCAGGATTCGCTGCAAAGCAAATCGGATACGCTGACCCGGTCCGAGCAACGGAGCTTCATCTCCAACATCCTTGGCGACGTCGAGCGGCTCGATGCGATGAGCCAACGGCTGCGCGAGCTGGCCCGCGCCGAGAGCGCGCCGCAGAATGAGCAGACCTCGCTCTCGAGCGTCATCGCGAATTTGAGGAGCCGCTTTCCCGGGCGGACGATCGTGGCCAAGGGCTGCCTCGACCGCTCGATCGGGATGTCCGCCGAGAAGGCGCTGATCGTGCTGGCTCATCTGGCCGACAACGCGTTCCGTCACAATGCCGGGTCGGTGCAGCTCGAGGCGACCGCCGACGTCGCAACCGTCCGGGCGACCGTGAGCAACGATGGCGACCCGATCTCCGATGCCAACAGCGACAAGATCTTCAATGCCTTCTTCACCACCCGCCGCGACAGCGGCGGCACCGGCATGGGGCTCGCCATCGCCCAAGCCGTCATGGTGACTCATGGCGGCACGATCCGTCTCCTGCCGTCCCACCGGGGTGTCGCCTTCGAGCTGGAGTTTCCCGCGGTCTGA